A window of Variovorax paradoxus genomic DNA:
ACCTCATCCTGCTGGCGGTGCCGTTGTTCGTGTTTCTCGGGCTGCTGATCGAGATGACGGGCATGGCGAAGGCGATGGTCGCTTTCCTGGCCAGCCTGCTGGGGCATGTGAAGGGCGGCCTGTCTTATGTGCTGGTCGGCGCGATGTACCTGGTGTCGGGCATCTCGGGCTCGAAGGCGGCGGACATGGCGGCCATTGCGCCCGCGCTGTTTCCGGAGATGAAGAAGCGCGGCGCCGACGAAGGCGAGCTGGTGGCGCTGCTCGCGGCCACCGGCGCACAGACGGAAACCGTGCCGCCCAGCCTGGTGCTCATCACCATCGGCTCGGTCACGGGCGTGTCGATCGCGGCGCTGTTCACGGGCGGGCTGCTGCCGGCGGTGATCCTGGGGCTGATGCTGTGCGTGGTGGTGTTCATGCGCAACCGCCATGAAGACCTCAGCCAGGTCGCGCGCCCGCCGTGGAAACAGGTGATGCGGCTGGCCCTGGTGGCGCTGCCGGCGCTGGCGCTGCCCTTCGTCATCCGTGCCGCCGTGGTCGAGGGCGTGGCGACGGCGACGGAGGTGTCGACCATCGGCATCGTCTACGCGGTGGTGGCGGGGCTGGTGGTGTACCGGCAGTTCGACTGGCGGCGGCTCGGGCCGATGCTGGTGGCCACGGCGTCGCTCTCGGGCGCGATCCTGCTGATCATCGGCACGGCAACGGCCATGGCCTGGGGGCTGACGCAATCGGGCTTCTCGCGCTGGCTGGCCGAAGCCATGGCCAGCCTGCCGGGCGGCGCGCCGATGTTCCTGGCGGTGTCGCTGGTCACCTTCGTGGTGCTGGGTTCGGTGCTGGAGGGCATACCGGCCATCGTGCTGTTCGGACCGCTGCTGTTTCCCATCGCGCGCCAATTGGGCATCCACGAGGTGCACTACGCCATGGTGGTGGTGCTGTCGATGGGGCTGGGCCTGTTCGCGCCGCCGCTGGGCGTGGGCTACTACGCCGCCTGCGCCATCGGGCGGGTGCGGCCGGACGCGGGCATCCGGCCCATCGTCGGCTACATGCTGGCCCTGCTGGTCGGCACCATCGCGGTGGCGGCCATTCCGTGGCTGTCGATCGGGTTCCTCTGATTCGAGGCCCGGCCGGGATTGCTCAGGCGAGCTTTCCGGCCGGCGCCGGCGGGAACCAGCGCGGCAGGTGCGGCACCGCGTCGTGCAGCGACTCGAGCACATGGAACGCCTGGCCGGTGATCGCCTCGGGCGGATGCTTGAGATCGGGCACCACCACGACCCGCAGGCCCGCCGCGAGCGCCGACCTGGCGCCGTTCTCGCTGTCCTCGAAGGCGATGCAGTCTGCCGGCGCCACGCCCAGCCGCTCGGCCGCGAGCAGGTAGAGCGCCGGATCGGGCTTGGCGCGCGTCACCTCGTCGCCGCCCGCGAAGGCCGAGAAATGGTGCAGCAGGCCCAGGCTGCCGAGGCAGGCCTCGATCTGCCGGCGCGTGGACGACGAGGCCACGGCGCAGCGGATGCCCCGCTCGCGCAGGGCGCTCAGGAATTCGGCCGCGCCGGGCTTGATGGGAAAGAG
This region includes:
- a CDS encoding HAD family hydrolase; amino-acid sequence: MFAAAIFDMDGLLIDSERPIMAAWIEAARTLDIELSHSQYLQVVGLSTVESEQILASLLGGPEAYRHAIEHVRRYLQLERADGAPLFPIKPGAAEFLSALRERGIRCAVASSSTRRQIEACLGSLGLLHHFSAFAGGDEVTRAKPDPALYLLAAERLGVAPADCIAFEDSENGARSALAAGLRVVVVPDLKHPPEAITGQAFHVLESLHDAVPHLPRWFPPAPAGKLA
- a CDS encoding TRAP transporter large permease subunit; translated protein: MSAPRPAARPPEPPTGGASGNAPPVSSHGHGDAANEANPASFTSRTEHVLGVLVDGLAAALVLADVAVLLAGVVARFVLHQPLIWSDELASMLFIWLAMLGAVVALRRGEHMRMTAMVSKLPPQRRRLAEAIALYAALAFLAMVAWPAWEYASEERFITTPALDISNAWRAAALPVGVVLMGMFAVLRLFRDFDWKTSTKAFAVVVTLILAFTLGRAVFEDLGRLNLLVFFVGVVLACVLCGIPIAFAFGLGTFGYLALTTDTALPVIIGRMDEGMSHLILLAVPLFVFLGLLIEMTGMAKAMVAFLASLLGHVKGGLSYVLVGAMYLVSGISGSKAADMAAIAPALFPEMKKRGADEGELVALLAATGAQTETVPPSLVLITIGSVTGVSIAALFTGGLLPAVILGLMLCVVVFMRNRHEDLSQVARPPWKQVMRLALVALPALALPFVIRAAVVEGVATATEVSTIGIVYAVVAGLVVYRQFDWRRLGPMLVATASLSGAILLIIGTATAMAWGLTQSGFSRWLAEAMASLPGGAPMFLAVSLVTFVVLGSVLEGIPAIVLFGPLLFPIARQLGIHEVHYAMVVVLSMGLGLFAPPLGVGYYAACAIGRVRPDAGIRPIVGYMLALLVGTIAVAAIPWLSIGFL